From the Clavibacter phaseoli genome, one window contains:
- a CDS encoding ABC transporter ATP-binding protein: protein MTAERVLQTTDLHAGYLPGVNILNGCNVHVDKGELVGIIGPNGAGKSTLLKAIFGQVNVRGGSIELNGQDITGLKADKLVSRGVGMVPQNNNVFPTLTIDENLQMGVYQKPKMYKERLAFVTDLFPELGKRLKQRAGSLSGGERQMVAMSRALMMDPTVLLLDEPSAGLSPVRQDETFINVAQINRAGVSVMIVEQNARRALQICDRGYVLDQGKDAYEGRGRELMNDPKVIELYLGTLAADQEKAKAAPQP, encoded by the coding sequence GTGACGGCAGAGCGGGTCCTCCAGACCACCGACCTCCACGCGGGCTACCTGCCCGGGGTCAACATCCTCAACGGGTGCAACGTGCACGTCGACAAGGGCGAGCTGGTCGGCATCATCGGCCCGAACGGCGCGGGCAAGTCGACGCTGCTGAAGGCGATCTTCGGGCAGGTGAACGTCCGCGGCGGCAGCATCGAGCTGAACGGCCAGGACATCACCGGGCTCAAGGCCGACAAGCTCGTCTCCCGCGGCGTGGGCATGGTGCCGCAGAACAACAACGTCTTCCCGACGCTGACCATCGACGAGAACCTCCAGATGGGCGTCTACCAGAAGCCGAAGATGTACAAGGAGCGGCTGGCGTTCGTCACCGACCTGTTCCCGGAGCTCGGCAAGCGGCTGAAGCAGCGCGCCGGATCCCTCTCGGGCGGCGAGCGCCAGATGGTCGCCATGTCGCGCGCGCTCATGATGGACCCGACGGTGCTGCTCCTCGACGAGCCGTCCGCCGGCCTCTCCCCCGTGCGCCAGGACGAGACGTTCATCAACGTCGCGCAGATCAACCGCGCGGGCGTCTCCGTCATGATCGTGGAGCAGAACGCCCGGCGCGCGCTGCAGATCTGCGACCGCGGCTACGTGCTCGACCAGGGCAAGGACGCGTACGAGGGTCGCGGGCGCGAGCTCATGAACGACCCGAAGGTCATCGAGCTGTACCTCGGCACGCTCGCGGCCGACCAGGAGAAGGCCAAGGCGGCGCCCCAGCCCTGA
- a CDS encoding ABC transporter substrate-binding protein, with protein MSAFGRASASRSRSARTALSAVTVAVAGALVLAGCSGGGGDTGGTTADGGLDLKIGTILPQTGSLAVLGPPEFAGVDLAVKDINDAKAGITVTNTAKDSGDTTTDIASQSATSLIADGNTAIIGAASSGVSKTFIDQVTQAGVVQLSPANTSPDFTTYEDDGYYWRTAPSDVLQGRILGNKILQDGKTNVSILYMNDAYGTGLEENIKKTLEAGGATIAAEEVFEPSATDFNSAITSVLAPNPDALVVISFDEIKTIADQLASKGFDFSKFYGTDGNYGVIKETDTNVDIAGAQFTNPGVEAKEDFQTRLQDMVKAEGEPELTVFSYSAESYDGTVLLALAALQGKATDGATLKDNLQSVSEGGEKCTTFTDCAKLIADGTDIDYDGLSGPITFDENGDPTEAYVSVYKYGTGNTTTFSEQVYGKLD; from the coding sequence ATGAGCGCATTCGGCAGGGCTTCGGCCTCCCGCTCACGATCCGCCCGCACCGCCCTCAGCGCCGTCACCGTCGCGGTGGCCGGCGCCCTCGTCCTCGCCGGCTGCTCCGGCGGCGGCGGCGACACGGGAGGCACCACGGCCGACGGCGGCCTGGACCTCAAGATCGGCACGATCCTCCCGCAGACGGGCTCCCTGGCCGTCCTCGGCCCGCCCGAGTTCGCGGGCGTCGACCTGGCCGTGAAGGACATCAACGACGCCAAGGCCGGCATCACGGTGACCAACACGGCCAAGGACTCGGGCGACACCACGACCGACATCGCCAGCCAGTCGGCCACCTCGCTCATCGCGGACGGCAACACGGCCATCATCGGCGCCGCGTCCTCGGGCGTCTCGAAGACCTTCATCGACCAGGTCACCCAGGCCGGCGTCGTGCAGCTCTCGCCGGCGAACACCTCCCCGGACTTCACGACCTACGAGGACGACGGCTACTACTGGCGCACCGCCCCCTCGGACGTGCTCCAGGGCCGCATCCTCGGCAACAAGATCCTGCAGGACGGCAAGACCAACGTCTCGATCCTCTACATGAACGACGCCTACGGCACGGGCCTCGAGGAGAACATCAAGAAGACGCTCGAGGCCGGCGGCGCCACCATCGCCGCCGAGGAGGTCTTCGAGCCCTCCGCGACGGACTTCAACAGCGCGATCACCTCGGTGCTCGCCCCGAACCCGGACGCGCTCGTCGTCATCTCGTTCGACGAGATCAAGACCATCGCCGACCAGCTGGCGTCGAAGGGCTTCGACTTCTCGAAGTTCTACGGCACGGACGGCAACTACGGCGTCATCAAGGAGACCGACACCAACGTCGACATCGCGGGGGCGCAGTTCACGAACCCCGGCGTCGAGGCCAAGGAGGACTTCCAGACCCGCCTGCAGGACATGGTGAAGGCCGAGGGCGAGCCCGAGCTCACCGTGTTCAGCTACTCCGCCGAGTCCTACGACGGCACCGTGCTCCTCGCGCTCGCCGCGCTCCAGGGCAAGGCGACCGACGGCGCGACGTTGAAGGACAACCTGCAGTCCGTCTCCGAGGGCGGCGAGAAGTGCACGACCTTCACGGACTGCGCCAAGCTCATCGCGGACGGCACCGACATCGACTACGACGGCCTCTCCGGCCCGATCACGTTCGATGAGAACGGCGACCCGACAGAGGCGTACGTCTCCGTCTACAAGTACGGCACGGGCAACACCACGACCTTCTCCGAGCAGGTCTACGGCAAGCTCGACTAG
- the rarD gene encoding EamA family transporter RarD, whose translation MTRPAPESSTRTGLLAAVGAYGLWGVLPVFFLLLVPAGAFEIVGWRILFSLVVCAVVITAARRWGRVVAIVRRPRILLGLGLAGHLILVNWTVYVYGTLSGHVVETALGYFINPIVTVLLGVLLLRERLRPLQWTAVGLSAVAVAVIAVGYGQLPWVSLALAGSFGLYGLVKKRVSGGADALSGLALETAWLVPAATTMLVITGAGAGLTIGTVSLGHTLLLVSTGVVTAGPLLLFGLAAGRLPLSVIGLTQYLAPLLQFAFGVFVMHEAMPPERWAGFAIVWAALVLLTIDMLRASRRAASPVAPIRRDPAVVDGI comes from the coding sequence GTGACGCGCCCCGCCCCGGAGTCCTCGACCCGCACCGGCCTCCTCGCCGCCGTCGGCGCGTACGGGCTGTGGGGCGTCCTCCCCGTCTTCTTCCTGCTGCTCGTGCCGGCCGGGGCGTTCGAGATCGTCGGCTGGCGGATCCTCTTCTCGCTCGTCGTCTGCGCCGTCGTCATCACGGCCGCGCGGCGCTGGGGGCGCGTGGTCGCCATCGTGCGCCGGCCGCGGATCCTCCTGGGCCTCGGGCTCGCGGGCCACCTGATCCTCGTCAACTGGACCGTGTACGTCTACGGCACGCTCTCCGGCCACGTGGTCGAGACCGCGCTCGGCTACTTCATCAACCCGATCGTCACGGTGCTGCTCGGCGTGCTCCTCCTGCGCGAGCGCCTGCGCCCGCTGCAGTGGACCGCCGTGGGCCTGTCGGCCGTCGCGGTCGCCGTCATCGCCGTCGGCTACGGGCAGCTGCCGTGGGTGTCGCTCGCGCTCGCCGGCTCGTTCGGCCTCTACGGGCTGGTGAAGAAGCGCGTGAGCGGGGGAGCCGACGCGCTCTCCGGCCTCGCGCTCGAGACGGCCTGGCTCGTGCCGGCCGCCACGACGATGCTCGTGATCACGGGAGCCGGCGCCGGCCTCACCATCGGCACGGTCTCGCTCGGGCACACGCTCCTGCTCGTCAGCACCGGCGTCGTCACCGCGGGCCCGCTCCTGCTCTTCGGCCTCGCCGCCGGCCGGCTGCCGCTCTCGGTGATCGGGCTCACGCAGTACCTGGCGCCGCTGCTGCAGTTCGCGTTCGGGGTGTTCGTGATGCACGAGGCCATGCCGCCCGAGCGCTGGGCCGGGTTCGCGATCGTCTGGGCGGCGCTCGTCCTGCTCACGATCGACATGCTCCGGGCGAGCCGTCGCGCCGCATCGCCCGTCGCGCCCATCCGGAGGGATCCGGCGGTCGTCGACGGCATCTGA